Proteins co-encoded in one Leucobacter exalbidus genomic window:
- the hisD gene encoding histidinol dehydrogenase: MRTIDLRGRELTRGDLLKLVPRAALSADDAVARVRPLVADVAARGEAALREQAESFDGVTGHALRVPVDAIRDSLADCPPEVEQALTELIARLRRGAAAQVPAEQVTRMSDGATITQRWQPVTRVGLYAPGGKAAYPSSVIMNAVSAQVAGVPGLALASPAQRDNAGLPHPAVLWAAALCGIEEVYAIGGAGAIAAFAHGVPEIGLDPVDVVTGPGNVFVAAAKRVVSGLCGIDSEAGTTEIMIIADASADARFVAADLISQAEHDEAAASVLVTTSVELAERVSAEVTGRVSRTRHAERAQTALAGPQSAVILVDSLAVAATLSNAYGPEHLEIQTAIDDEVLAQITDAGAIFVGSYTPVSLGDYLAGSNHVLPTGGTARFASGLGAHTFLRPQQIVRYDRDTLKTLEAPLLALAGAEGLPAHGEAVSARFESEA, from the coding sequence ATGCGAACGATTGATTTGCGGGGCCGCGAGCTCACGCGCGGAGACCTGCTGAAACTCGTTCCCCGAGCGGCGCTCAGCGCCGACGATGCTGTGGCGCGCGTGCGCCCGCTCGTCGCTGATGTTGCTGCGCGGGGCGAGGCTGCCCTCCGTGAACAGGCTGAATCGTTCGACGGGGTCACGGGCCATGCGCTGCGGGTACCCGTAGACGCGATTCGTGACTCGCTTGCCGACTGCCCGCCCGAGGTGGAGCAGGCGCTCACCGAGCTCATTGCTCGATTGCGCCGCGGCGCCGCTGCGCAGGTACCCGCCGAGCAGGTGACCCGTATGAGTGACGGCGCGACGATTACGCAGCGCTGGCAGCCGGTCACCCGCGTGGGGTTGTACGCCCCGGGTGGCAAGGCCGCCTACCCCTCATCGGTGATCATGAACGCCGTGTCGGCGCAGGTCGCGGGCGTGCCCGGGCTGGCACTCGCCTCGCCCGCGCAGCGCGATAACGCGGGCCTGCCGCACCCCGCCGTATTGTGGGCCGCTGCGCTGTGCGGCATCGAAGAGGTGTACGCCATCGGCGGCGCCGGCGCGATCGCCGCCTTCGCACACGGTGTGCCCGAGATCGGGCTCGATCCGGTTGACGTGGTGACCGGCCCGGGCAACGTGTTTGTTGCCGCGGCCAAGCGCGTGGTGAGTGGCCTGTGCGGCATCGATTCTGAGGCCGGCACGACCGAGATCATGATCATTGCTGATGCGTCGGCCGACGCCAGGTTCGTCGCCGCCGACCTCATTAGCCAGGCCGAGCACGACGAGGCCGCGGCCTCGGTGCTCGTCACCACCTCGGTAGAGCTCGCTGAGCGCGTGTCAGCTGAGGTCACCGGCAGAGTGTCGCGCACGCGCCACGCAGAGCGCGCCCAGACTGCGCTTGCCGGCCCGCAGTCGGCCGTGATTTTGGTGGACAGCCTGGCCGTCGCAGCGACGCTGAGCAACGCCTACGGCCCCGAACACCTCGAGATTCAGACCGCGATCGACGACGAGGTGCTCGCGCAGATCACCGACGCGGGTGCGATCTTTGTGGGCAGCTACACGCCCGTGAGCCTCGGTGATTATCTCGCCGGATCAAACCACGTGCTCCCCACTGGGGGCACGGCTCGCTTTGCCTCGGGCCTGGGAGCGCACACGTTCCTGCGCCCGCAGCAGATTGTGCGTTACGACCGCGACACCCTGAAGACGCTCGAGGCGCCGCTGTTGGCGCTCGCTGGCGCGGAGGGGCTACCGGCGCATGGCGAAGCCGTGAGCGCCCGCTTCGAGAGTGAGGCGTAG
- the nrdR gene encoding transcriptional regulator NrdR, with protein sequence MHCPFCRHPDSRVIDSRTADDGLSIRRRRQCPECGRRFSTTETATLTVIKRSGVVEPFSREKVMSGVRKACQGRPVTDADLALLAQRVEESVRSSGIAQFDANEIGLAVLPHLRELDEVAYLRFASVYQAFKSLADFDAAIAELRAHPSPAPTSTPQES encoded by the coding sequence ATGCACTGTCCGTTCTGCAGACACCCCGACAGTCGTGTGATTGACTCACGCACCGCAGACGATGGCTTGTCCATCAGGCGCAGGCGCCAGTGTCCCGAGTGCGGTCGGCGTTTCTCGACGACCGAAACTGCGACGCTCACCGTGATTAAGCGCTCGGGTGTGGTCGAGCCGTTCAGCCGTGAGAAGGTGATGAGCGGTGTGCGTAAGGCCTGCCAGGGCCGCCCCGTCACCGACGCCGACCTCGCGTTGCTCGCCCAGCGGGTCGAAGAGTCGGTGCGCTCTAGCGGCATTGCTCAGTTCGACGCGAACGAGATCGGCCTCGCCGTGCTGCCTCACCTGCGTGAGCTCGACGAGGTCGCATACTTGCGCTTCGCGAGCGTCTACCAAGCCTTTAAGTCGCTCGCAGATTTTGATGCGGCGATTGCCGAGCTGCGCGCTCACCCGAGCCCGGCGCCCACCTCGACCCCTCAGGAGTCCTAG
- a CDS encoding quinone-dependent dihydroorotate dehydrogenase, whose protein sequence is MRIYPALFQYVLRRMNPEYAHHLAFAVIQVAPVARPLLAKYCAPHASLAVRALGLEFPSPFGVAAGFDKNASGILGLGALGFGHVEVGTLTRHAQPGNPKPRMFRLVGDRGIINRMGFNNGGSAAAVPKVERARMARHRPVIGVNIGKSRVTNVEDATADYVWSAERLAPIADYLAVNVSSPNTPGLRGLQEVELLEPLLAEVKRAAATTPLLVKIAPDMDDTQIDGIVQLAVRLGLDGIIATNTTISREGLSESDDRVAEMGAGGLSGEPLRTRSLEVLRRIREVAPDPDFCVISVGGVADAHDVYERVAAGATLVQGYTAFIYEGPLWAANINRGLKRLGFRGNAVTA, encoded by the coding sequence ATGCGAATTTATCCGGCCCTGTTTCAGTATGTGCTGCGGCGTATGAACCCTGAGTACGCGCATCACCTGGCGTTCGCTGTGATTCAGGTCGCGCCGGTGGCGCGGCCGCTGCTGGCTAAGTATTGCGCACCGCACGCTTCACTTGCGGTGCGCGCTTTGGGCCTCGAATTTCCGAGTCCCTTTGGGGTAGCCGCCGGCTTTGATAAGAACGCCTCCGGTATTTTGGGCCTAGGAGCCCTTGGATTCGGCCACGTCGAGGTAGGCACGCTCACCCGGCACGCCCAACCCGGTAACCCGAAGCCGCGCATGTTTCGGCTCGTGGGGGATCGTGGCATTATCAACCGCATGGGGTTCAACAACGGGGGATCGGCGGCGGCCGTACCCAAGGTGGAGCGCGCACGCATGGCCCGGCACCGCCCCGTCATCGGAGTGAACATCGGCAAGAGCCGCGTCACCAACGTCGAAGACGCCACCGCAGATTATGTGTGGAGCGCCGAGCGGCTCGCCCCGATCGCCGACTACCTCGCTGTCAATGTCTCGTCACCCAACACGCCCGGGCTGCGAGGTCTGCAAGAAGTCGAGTTGCTCGAACCACTGTTGGCCGAAGTGAAACGTGCTGCCGCGACAACGCCGCTGCTCGTGAAGATTGCGCCCGACATGGACGACACGCAAATCGACGGCATTGTGCAGCTGGCCGTGCGCCTCGGGCTCGACGGCATCATCGCCACGAACACGACGATTTCTCGTGAGGGTCTTTCTGAGAGCGACGACCGGGTGGCCGAAATGGGTGCCGGCGGGTTGTCGGGGGAGCCGCTGCGCACGCGCTCGCTCGAGGTGCTACGCCGCATTCGAGAGGTCGCGCCCGATCCTGATTTTTGTGTCATCTCTGTGGGCGGCGTGGCAGACGCCCACGACGTCTACGAGCGGGTCGCCGCGGGCGCCACGCTCGTGCAGGGCTATACGGCCTTCATCTACGAGGGGCCGTTGTGGGCGGCTAACATCAACCGTGGACTGAAACGCCTCGGCTTTCGCGGCAACGCAGTCACCGCATAA
- a CDS encoding DUF3043 domain-containing protein: MKKGAEDASNPVEAEGPAAGKGRPTPSRKQAQAANARPIVGSKDKTMQKEMRRQQNEARERARVGMMHGEERYLGPRDRGPQRRFVRDYVDARWSLGELLIPMMLVVLLMTFIPGIMQVISLFVIWAFVALAIIDAVTLGFTLRRKLVAKFGEDQVQPGFRWYAAMRAFQFRPLRMPKPQVRRRQFPQ; the protein is encoded by the coding sequence GTTGAGGCCGAGGGCCCAGCAGCAGGTAAGGGCCGCCCGACCCCGTCGCGCAAGCAGGCGCAGGCCGCCAATGCCCGCCCGATCGTTGGTTCGAAAGACAAGACGATGCAGAAAGAGATGCGTCGTCAGCAGAACGAGGCGCGTGAGCGCGCACGCGTGGGCATGATGCACGGCGAAGAGCGCTACCTGGGCCCGCGTGACCGCGGCCCGCAGCGCCGCTTCGTGCGTGACTATGTCGATGCGCGCTGGAGCCTGGGCGAGCTGCTCATTCCAATGATGCTCGTGGTGCTGTTGATGACGTTCATCCCCGGCATCATGCAGGTTATTAGCTTGTTCGTGATTTGGGCGTTCGTGGCGCTCGCGATCATCGACGCGGTGACCCTCGGGTTCACGCTGCGCCGCAAGCTCGTGGCCAAGTTTGGCGAAGATCAGGTGCAGCCCGGTTTCCGCTGGTACGCCGCGATGCGTGCGTTCCAGTTCCGCCCGCTGCGCATGCCCAAGCCGCAGGTGCGCCGCCGCCAGTTCCCCCAGTAG
- a CDS encoding DUF7059 domain-containing protein, with translation MTDDLIDLLAADLSAAGFLPDAIETLLGEPANRARESGVVFAARRALAQRPSSPLATLTSLLLLGDEVPATQVDAALPQLRAAGLVTLGIATSTGDALRAALSLNPVLVADSADDQHWWIISDLDDHLRGGPARTDHVMGVGGATRSLIAQLSPAQVPTALDLGTGCGIVALHLALRSERVVATDISERALMLGRANARLNGYADRIEFRLGDLFAPVEGEQFALIASNPPFVITPRNADEPVYEYRDGGRAGDALAADVVGQGPRYLAPGGTLVCLANWESPWGGNGLERVRGWIAAAEVPGLAAWVIERDRLDPLGYAQMWARDGGERPGSDSYNRRLAAWLNDFDDRRVVSVGLGSIRVQRIAGETAQATRDPLVHLEQATGAFASEQAGATLAAAFDAGVRAALMTDAEVLDTQWLRDDAVVEHREHEPGVEAPRAITLETSQPISRRVAADPLLAAALGACDGELTMGQIADALATLLEIDAAASRQALIASARELSWLGMLTPAN, from the coding sequence GTGACTGACGACCTCATTGACCTGCTCGCCGCCGACCTGTCGGCCGCCGGCTTTTTGCCCGACGCCATCGAAACGCTGCTGGGTGAGCCCGCGAACCGCGCACGCGAAAGCGGCGTGGTGTTCGCCGCCCGCCGCGCACTGGCGCAGCGCCCGAGCTCGCCGCTCGCGACGCTGACGAGCCTGCTGCTGCTCGGCGACGAGGTGCCCGCCACACAGGTAGACGCCGCGCTGCCGCAGCTGCGGGCCGCAGGGCTGGTAACGCTGGGCATCGCGACGAGCACGGGCGACGCGCTGCGCGCCGCCCTCTCACTCAACCCGGTGTTGGTGGCCGACTCGGCAGACGACCAGCACTGGTGGATCATCTCTGACCTTGACGACCACCTGCGCGGCGGCCCGGCCCGCACCGATCACGTCATGGGGGTGGGCGGAGCAACCCGCTCGCTCATCGCCCAGCTGTCACCCGCACAGGTACCCACGGCCCTCGACCTCGGCACGGGCTGCGGCATTGTCGCGCTGCACCTTGCCCTGCGCAGTGAGCGCGTGGTCGCCACCGATATTTCAGAGCGCGCCCTGATGCTGGGCCGGGCAAACGCCCGCCTCAACGGGTACGCCGATCGCATCGAGTTTCGCCTCGGTGATCTCTTCGCGCCGGTCGAAGGCGAGCAGTTCGCGCTCATCGCCTCCAATCCGCCGTTCGTGATCACCCCGCGCAACGCCGATGAGCCCGTCTACGAATACCGCGATGGTGGTCGCGCAGGCGATGCCCTGGCTGCTGACGTCGTGGGCCAGGGGCCGCGCTATCTCGCCCCGGGTGGCACCCTCGTGTGCCTCGCAAACTGGGAGAGCCCGTGGGGCGGAAACGGCCTCGAACGGGTTCGCGGCTGGATCGCGGCGGCCGAAGTGCCCGGTCTTGCCGCATGGGTGATCGAGCGCGACCGCCTCGACCCGCTCGGATACGCGCAGATGTGGGCGCGAGACGGCGGGGAACGCCCGGGGAGCGACAGCTATAACCGCCGATTGGCGGCATGGCTGAACGACTTCGACGACCGGCGCGTGGTGAGCGTGGGGCTCGGCTCAATTCGAGTGCAGCGCATCGCAGGGGAGACCGCGCAGGCCACGCGCGATCCGCTCGTGCATCTTGAGCAGGCCACCGGGGCGTTTGCGTCTGAGCAGGCTGGCGCGACGCTCGCTGCCGCATTCGATGCGGGTGTGCGGGCCGCGCTGATGACCGACGCCGAAGTACTCGACACCCAATGGCTGCGTGACGACGCCGTCGTTGAACACCGCGAGCACGAGCCGGGCGTTGAAGCGCCGCGCGCGATCACCCTCGAAACCTCACAGCCGATTTCGCGCCGTGTGGCCGCGGATCCGCTGCTCGCGGCGGCCCTGGGGGCCTGCGATGGCGAGCTCACGATGGGGCAGATTGCCGACGCGCTGGCGACCCTGCTGGAGATCGACGCCGCCGCTTCGCGACAGGCGCTGATCGCGAGCGCCCGCGAACTGTCGTGGTTGGGGATGCTCACCCCAGCGAATTGA
- a CDS encoding glutamate synthase subunit beta — MADPQGFMTLRERELAPKRPVALRLQDWREVVDPANPLVVAKQASRCMDCGVAFCHQGCPLGNLIPEWNDLTHRGRGKDAIERLHETNNFPEFTGRACPAPCESACVLGINQPAVTIKQIENSIIDEAFAHGWVTPHPPERLTGKRVAVVGSGPAGLAAAQQLTRAGHTVVVYERDEQPGGLLRFGIPDFKLEKGLVERRIEQLRAEGTRFRCGVTIGEDMQWGELKRRFDAVVVATGAGIARELTLPGRELTGIHEAMSYLTAANRVVQGSALPAEFDARGKRVIVIGGGDTGSDCVGTALRQGAVSVTSLAIGRQPGVTRPVGQPWPTHPQLFEVSSSHEEGGERSYLASTVEFVGEAGAVTGLKVAETGFTERGREPIAGTEQLIEADLVLIAMGFTGAEPVVDPEVRLERTSRGAFARSDDFATGDQGVFVAGDAGRGQSLIVWAIAEGRSAAASVDRFLHGESRLPSPVKASDRGFA; from the coding sequence GTGGCTGACCCACAGGGATTCATGACGCTGCGTGAGCGTGAGCTTGCGCCCAAACGCCCCGTCGCGCTGCGGCTGCAAGACTGGCGCGAGGTCGTCGACCCGGCAAACCCGCTCGTCGTCGCCAAGCAGGCTTCGCGGTGTATGGACTGCGGTGTTGCGTTCTGCCATCAGGGTTGCCCGCTGGGCAACCTGATTCCCGAGTGGAACGACCTGACGCATCGGGGGCGCGGCAAAGACGCGATCGAGCGGCTGCACGAGACGAACAACTTCCCCGAGTTCACCGGCCGGGCTTGCCCCGCGCCGTGTGAATCAGCGTGCGTGCTCGGCATCAACCAGCCCGCGGTCACGATTAAGCAGATCGAGAACAGCATCATCGATGAGGCGTTCGCGCACGGTTGGGTCACCCCGCACCCGCCCGAGCGGCTCACGGGCAAGCGCGTGGCCGTGGTGGGCTCGGGCCCGGCGGGCCTCGCCGCCGCCCAACAGCTCACCCGCGCCGGTCACACCGTCGTCGTCTACGAGCGTGACGAACAGCCCGGGGGCCTGCTGCGCTTCGGCATCCCCGATTTCAAGCTCGAAAAGGGCCTTGTAGAGCGCCGGATCGAGCAGCTGCGTGCCGAGGGCACGCGCTTTCGCTGCGGTGTCACCATTGGCGAAGACATGCAGTGGGGCGAGCTGAAGCGCCGCTTTGACGCCGTGGTGGTCGCCACCGGGGCCGGGATTGCGCGCGAGCTCACCCTGCCGGGGCGCGAGCTGACGGGCATTCATGAGGCGATGTCATACCTCACGGCCGCGAACCGTGTTGTACAGGGCAGCGCGCTGCCAGCAGAATTCGACGCACGCGGCAAGCGCGTCATTGTGATTGGCGGCGGCGACACCGGATCAGACTGCGTCGGCACCGCCCTGCGCCAGGGCGCCGTGAGCGTCACCAGTCTGGCCATTGGCCGTCAGCCCGGGGTTACGCGGCCCGTCGGCCAGCCCTGGCCGACACACCCGCAGCTGTTTGAAGTGTCGAGCTCACACGAAGAGGGGGGCGAACGCAGCTACCTGGCCTCAACCGTCGAGTTTGTGGGGGAGGCGGGCGCCGTCACCGGGCTGAAGGTCGCCGAAACCGGGTTCACCGAGCGCGGGCGCGAGCCCATCGCCGGCACCGAACAGCTGATCGAGGCCGACCTCGTGCTCATCGCCATGGGGTTCACCGGGGCAGAGCCGGTGGTTGACCCCGAGGTGCGCCTCGAGCGCACGAGCCGCGGCGCGTTTGCGCGCAGCGACGATTTCGCGACTGGTGACCAGGGCGTATTCGTGGCCGGCGATGCGGGCCGTGGCCAGTCGCTGATCGTGTGGGCGATCGCTGAGGGGCGCTCAGCCGCGGCCTCGGTCGACCGCTTTTTGCACGGCGAATCACGGCTGCCCTCGCCGGTGAAGGCGTCAGATCGCGGCTTCGCGTAA